The DNA region GTACGTCCTGGAGCTCGCCCCATCCCGGCACGAGGGCCGCGCGAACTTCGTCGCGATCGCGGCCAACATGGGCGGCCTCGGCTGCGGACCGCTGCTGTCGGGCCTGCTCGCCCAGTACGCGCCGAAGCCCCTGGTGCTGCCGTTCGCCGTCCACCTGGCGCTGCTCGCCGTGTCCTTCGGGCTCGTCCTGCTGCTGCCGGAGACGGTCGTCGACGCCCGCCCGCTGCGCACCGCCCGGCCCAACCGGCCCGAACTGCCGCCGGAAGTGCGCCGGGTGTTCGTGCCCGCCGGGATCGCCGCCTTCGCCGGGTTCTCCCTGCTGGGCCTGTTCACCTCGGTCAGCCCGGCCTTCCTCGCCCAGGGCCTGGACGTCCACAACCGCGCCGTCGTGGGCCTCGTCGTGTTCGCGGCCTTCTTCGCGTCCACCTTCGGGCAGCTGCTCGTCCCCCGGCTGGGCAGCGCCCGGGCGATCCCGCTGGGCTGCCTGGTGCTGATCGCCGGACTGGCGCTGCTGGCGTGCTCGCTCGCCTGGGCCGTCCTGCTGCTGCTGGTCCTCGCCGCACTGGTGGGCGGCACCGGTCAGGGCATGGGGCTGCGCGGCGCGGTGGGCGAGGTCGCCGCCGCGAGCCCGGCGGAGCACCGCGGCGGCGCCCTCTCGGCGCTGTTCGTGGTCGCCTACTTCGGCATCTCGATCCCCGTCATCGGCGTCGGCCTGCTCACCGGTCCGCTCGGCCTGGCGCACGCCGGCCTGGTCTTCGCCGCCTGCATGGCCGCGCTCGCCGCCGCTTCCGGCGCCTACCTGCTGCGCCGGGCGAGCACCGAGGCCTGACCCTTCGACCGCGACGGCCACCCCGACCATCGCGGCCACCGCAGCCACCGCAGCCACCGCAGCCGGGTGCGCCTACTCGACCGCCGCCCGCGCCGCCCGCCCGGCCCGGATCCGCTGACGCAGGAAGAGGGCGGCACGGTCCAGCGCCTCGTCCGCCTCGTCGAGGACGCCGGCGAACGCCTGGAACACGTGCGGCGCATCGGCGGTGACGTCCAGGACGACGTCCACGCCCGCGGCGCTCGCCCGCGCGGCCAGGCGGGTGGAGTCGTCCAGCAGTACCTCGTTGCCGCCGACCTGGATCAGCATCGGGGGGAAGCCGATGAGGTCGGCGTGGATGGCCGGGCTGAGCAGCGGCTGGTGCGGGTCGGCTCCGGCGAGGTACATGGCTCCGGTGTGTTCGAGGGCCGCGCGGGTGAAGATCGGGTCGATGCCCTCCTTGGTCGTCATGCTCTCGCCGCTCCGGGTCGCGTCGAGGCCCGGGGAGAAGGCCAGCAGGGCGGCGGGCAGCGGGAGGCCCGCGTCCCGGGCGGCGAGGCAGGTGGTGACGGCGAGGCCACCGCCGGCGGAGTCCCCGGCGAAGACGATGGTGGAGGGGTCCTCGCCGCGGTCGAGCAGGGCGCGGTAGGCGCTCAGGGTGTCCTCGATCGCGGCCGGGAAGGGGTGTTCGGGGGCGAGCCGGTAGTCCAGCGAGTACGCCCCGAAGCCGGTCCTGGCCACCAGGTTCCCGGTCAGCGAGAGGGCGGTCTCGGGCGAGCCGAAGACCCAGGCACCGCCGTGGAAGTACAGGATCGTCCCGGCGCCCGGGCCGTCCTCCGCTGCCGCGTCCGGCCCGGCCCCCGCCGCCGCACCCGGTCCTGCCTCCGCTGCCGCGTCCGGCCCGGCCTTCGGCTCGACGCGCAGGGCGGGTCGGCCGCCGAGGGTCGCGGCGGCGGTCCGGATGCGGCTGTGGGGCACGATCATTCCGGCCATCACCTCCCTGAACCCGGCCCGGATCTCCTCGACCGTCCGGGGCCCGGTCGGTCCCAGCTGGCGCAGGATTCCGTCGATCCGGATGCGCTGTTCCCTGCTCATGGGCACACTCCTGCCGCAAGTAGCTTCCCGTACACTATATGCCGTGGAAGATACATCGAACGGGGTCGGCCTCGCAGCCGGACTCCCCGGCCTGTTCGCCGACTTGGTCAGGTGCGAGACCCGCCTGTACAACGCCCTCAACGACCGCCTCCGCGAACGGCACGGCATCGTCACCTCGCAATACGAGTTCCTCGACTACCTGCGCCGCCACCCCGGATGCCGGGTCGCGGACATCGCCGCCGAGTTCGCCATCGGCGTCGGAGCGACCAGCAAGGGCATCGACCGCCTGGAGAAGCAGGGGTGGGCCGCCCGCCGGCCGAACCCGTCCGACCGCCGGTCCTCGCTGCTCGCCCTGACCGCCGACGGCACCCGGCTCGTCGGGGAGGCGCAGCGGACCTTCACCGACACCCTGACCGAACTCCTCACGGGCACCCTCGGCGCCGCCTCGCTCTCGGCAGCCGCCCGGACCTTCGCAGCCCTGCGCTCCGCCCTGGAACGCGACCGGATCGGCACACCCACCGGCTGATCGGCCCCAAGTCCCGCAGTGCAAGCCGGGACTTGACCTCAA from Kitasatospora cathayae includes:
- a CDS encoding alpha/beta hydrolase produces the protein MSREQRIRIDGILRQLGPTGPRTVEEIRAGFREVMAGMIVPHSRIRTAAATLGGRPALRVEPKAGPDAAAEAGPGAAAGAGPDAAAEDGPGAGTILYFHGGAWVFGSPETALSLTGNLVARTGFGAYSLDYRLAPEHPFPAAIEDTLSAYRALLDRGEDPSTIVFAGDSAGGGLAVTTCLAARDAGLPLPAALLAFSPGLDATRSGESMTTKEGIDPIFTRAALEHTGAMYLAGADPHQPLLSPAIHADLIGFPPMLIQVGGNEVLLDDSTRLAARASAAGVDVVLDVTADAPHVFQAFAGVLDEADEALDRAALFLRQRIRAGRAARAAVE
- a CDS encoding MarR family winged helix-turn-helix transcriptional regulator, producing MEDTSNGVGLAAGLPGLFADLVRCETRLYNALNDRLRERHGIVTSQYEFLDYLRRHPGCRVADIAAEFAIGVGATSKGIDRLEKQGWAARRPNPSDRRSSLLALTADGTRLVGEAQRTFTDTLTELLTGTLGAASLSAAARTFAALRSALERDRIGTPTG
- a CDS encoding MFS transporter, coding for MTDHRTVRPAVARTGYLLAAFAFAVCMAGTTLPTPLYGLYQERIGFSELTVTVVFAVYAFAVIGVLLLVGNISDSVGRRPVLLCGLVCAACSAVVFLAADSVPLLCLGRLLSGLSAGLFTGTATAYVLELAPSRHEGRANFVAIAANMGGLGCGPLLSGLLAQYAPKPLVLPFAVHLALLAVSFGLVLLLPETVVDARPLRTARPNRPELPPEVRRVFVPAGIAAFAGFSLLGLFTSVSPAFLAQGLDVHNRAVVGLVVFAAFFASTFGQLLVPRLGSARAIPLGCLVLIAGLALLACSLAWAVLLLLVLAALVGGTGQGMGLRGAVGEVAAASPAEHRGGALSALFVVAYFGISIPVIGVGLLTGPLGLAHAGLVFAACMAALAAASGAYLLRRASTEA